The following coding sequences lie in one Glycine max cultivar Williams 82 chromosome 19, Glycine_max_v4.0, whole genome shotgun sequence genomic window:
- the LOC100803079 gene encoding glycerol-3-phosphate dehydrogenase [NAD(+)] isoform X2 translates to MWVYEETLLSGEKLTDVINRTNENVKYLPGIKLGKNVVADPDLESAVKDSNMLVFVTPHQFMEGICKRLVGKIREDAEAISLVKGMEVKMEGPCMISSLISQQLGINCSVLMGANIANEIAVEKFSEATVGYRLNREVAERWVQLFYTHYFIVTAVQDVEGVELCGTLKNVVAIAAGFVDGLEMGNNTKAAIMRLGLREMKAFSKLLFPSVKDSTFFESCGVADLITTCLGGRNRKVAEAYARNGGKRSFDELEAEMLQGQKLQGVSTASEVYEVLSHRGWLELFPLFSTVHEISTGLLPPSAIVEYSEKLPRSF, encoded by the exons ATGTGGGTATATGAGGAGACACTACTAAGTGGTGAGAAGCTCACAGATGTCATCAATCGAACCAAT GAAAATGTCAAATATCTCCCTGGAATCAAGCTTGGCAAAAATGTTGTTGCAGATCCAGACCTTGAAAGTGCCg TGAAGGATTCCAACATGTTAGTGTTTGTGACTCCACATCAATTTATGGAAGGAATATGCAAAAGGCTTGTTGGGAAAATAAGGGAAGATGCTGAAGCTATTTCCCTTGTTAAAGGGATGGAGGTCAAAATGGAAGGCCCATGCATGATCTCTAGTCTCATTTCTCAGCAACTGGGAATCAACTGTTCTGTTTTAATGGGTGCCAACATAGCAAATGAG ATAGCTGTGGAGAAGTTTAGTGAAGCAACTGTTGGATACAGgctcaatagagaagttgctgAGAGATGGGTTCAGTTGTTTTATACACACTATTTCATTGTGACAGCT GTTCAGGATGTTGAAGGAGTCGAACTGTGTGGAACTTTGAAAAATGTTGTGGCCATAGCGGCAG GTTTTGTGGATGGCCTGGAGATGGGAAATAATACAAAA GCTGCAATCATGAGACTTGGTCTTAGAGAAATGAAGGCATTTTCAAAGTTGTTGTTTCCATCTGTTAAGGACAGCACCTTTTTTGAGAGCTGTGGTGTAGCTGACCTTATCACAACATGCT TGGGTGGAAGAAATAGGAAAGTTGCTGAGGCTTATGCAAGGAATGGAGGGAAGAG GTcttttgatgagcttgaagCAGAAATGCTACAAGGCCAGAAATTGCAG GGTGTCTCAACTGCGAGTGAGGTTTATGAGGTTCTAAGCCATCGTGGGTGGCTAGAGTTGTTCCCTCTCTTCTCAACAGTGCATGAGATAAGCACTGGCCTACTTCCACCATCGGCCATAGTTGAATACAGTGAGAAGCTACCCAGGTCCTTCTAA
- the LOC100803079 gene encoding glycerol-3-phosphate dehydrogenase [NAD(+)] isoform X1 has protein sequence MAPALEEGGERETSVAQNNSLNSVVNDATHRSKVTVIGSGNWGSVAAKLIASNTLRLSSFHDEVRMWVYEETLLSGEKLTDVINRTNENVKYLPGIKLGKNVVADPDLESAVKDSNMLVFVTPHQFMEGICKRLVGKIREDAEAISLVKGMEVKMEGPCMISSLISQQLGINCSVLMGANIANEIAVEKFSEATVGYRLNREVAERWVQLFYTHYFIVTAVQDVEGVELCGTLKNVVAIAAGFVDGLEMGNNTKAAIMRLGLREMKAFSKLLFPSVKDSTFFESCGVADLITTCLGGRNRKVAEAYARNGGKRSFDELEAEMLQGQKLQGVSTASEVYEVLSHRGWLELFPLFSTVHEISTGLLPPSAIVEYSEKLPRSF, from the exons atgGCTCCAGCCTTGGAAGaaggaggagaaagagaaacTAGTGTGGCACAGAACAACTCCTTGAACAGTGTTGTCAATGATGCCACACACAGATCCAAAGTCACTGTTATTGGAAGTGGCAACTGGGGCAGTGTTGCAGCTAAGCTCATTGCCTCCAATACCCTCAGGCTTAGCTCCTTCCACG ATGAAGTGAGGATGTGGGTATATGAGGAGACACTACTAAGTGGTGAGAAGCTCACAGATGTCATCAATCGAACCAAT GAAAATGTCAAATATCTCCCTGGAATCAAGCTTGGCAAAAATGTTGTTGCAGATCCAGACCTTGAAAGTGCCg TGAAGGATTCCAACATGTTAGTGTTTGTGACTCCACATCAATTTATGGAAGGAATATGCAAAAGGCTTGTTGGGAAAATAAGGGAAGATGCTGAAGCTATTTCCCTTGTTAAAGGGATGGAGGTCAAAATGGAAGGCCCATGCATGATCTCTAGTCTCATTTCTCAGCAACTGGGAATCAACTGTTCTGTTTTAATGGGTGCCAACATAGCAAATGAG ATAGCTGTGGAGAAGTTTAGTGAAGCAACTGTTGGATACAGgctcaatagagaagttgctgAGAGATGGGTTCAGTTGTTTTATACACACTATTTCATTGTGACAGCT GTTCAGGATGTTGAAGGAGTCGAACTGTGTGGAACTTTGAAAAATGTTGTGGCCATAGCGGCAG GTTTTGTGGATGGCCTGGAGATGGGAAATAATACAAAA GCTGCAATCATGAGACTTGGTCTTAGAGAAATGAAGGCATTTTCAAAGTTGTTGTTTCCATCTGTTAAGGACAGCACCTTTTTTGAGAGCTGTGGTGTAGCTGACCTTATCACAACATGCT TGGGTGGAAGAAATAGGAAAGTTGCTGAGGCTTATGCAAGGAATGGAGGGAAGAG GTcttttgatgagcttgaagCAGAAATGCTACAAGGCCAGAAATTGCAG GGTGTCTCAACTGCGAGTGAGGTTTATGAGGTTCTAAGCCATCGTGGGTGGCTAGAGTTGTTCCCTCTCTTCTCAACAGTGCATGAGATAAGCACTGGCCTACTTCCACCATCGGCCATAGTTGAATACAGTGAGAAGCTACCCAGGTCCTTCTAA